The following proteins come from a genomic window of Musa acuminata AAA Group cultivar baxijiao chromosome BXJ1-7, Cavendish_Baxijiao_AAA, whole genome shotgun sequence:
- the LOC135678838 gene encoding protein NRT1/ PTR FAMILY 5.7-like codes for MEMSPDAEKSGVCDSSVDYKGRVPLRSSTGCWKASLFIIAMEFGERLSYFGLATNLIIYLTKVLHQEVKTAAKNVNYWNGVTTVMPLLGGFIADAYLGRFITVLASSLIYIVGLVLLTMSQLVPRLKPCDPSSCGRSLRPHEVFFFLAMYLISVGTGGHKPSLESFGADQFDDNDAGERKKKMSFFNWWNFAVCTALSVAVTVIVYVQETVSWWLANVVLAAVMCFSLMVFVGGRPFYRYRAPEGSPLTPMLQVVVAAMAKRHLPLPSDAGELYEIPKTRQPDKRLLYHTSKLRFFDKAAIIEHKYDEAAFAAEKLNSWRLATVTQVEELKLILSMVPIWLTALPFSICVVQANTFFIKQGSIMNREVVNGFKIPAASIFALGAVGIIISVAIYDKVLVPFLRRATGSERGISILKRIGIGMVFSTMGMVTAALVERRRLRVAEVEQTSVVSMSVFWLVPQFMMLGIGDGFALVGLQEYFYDQVPDGMRSLGIAFYLSALGVASFLSSLLITAVDHVTSKEARGSWFAKDLNKSRLDLYYWLVAAISGVNLFGYVFLASRYSYKRVQTEAVGVASSPEADA; via the exons atggagatgtcaccagatgCCGAGAAGAGTGGGGTGTGTGACTCCTCTGTGGATTACAAGGGAAGGGTTCCTCTCAGATCCTCCACTGGATGTTGGAAGGCGTCCCTTTTCATTATAG CCATGGAGTTCGGCGAGAGGCTGAGCTACTTCGGACTGGCCACCAACCTCATCATCTACCTGACGAAGGTGCTGCACCAGGAGGTGAAGACGGCGGCCAAGAACGTCAACTACTGGAACGGCGTCACCACCGTGATGCCCCTCCTCGGCGGCTTCATCGCCGACGCATACTTGGGGAGGTTCATCACTGTTCTCGCCTCCTCCCTCATCTACATCGTG GGTCTCGTCCTCTTGACGATGTCACAACTGGTCCCGCGGCTGAAACCGTGCGACCCCAGCAGCTGCGGCAGATCACTACGCCCCCACGAGGTGTTCTTCTTCTTGGCGATGTACCTGATCTCTGTCGGCACAGGTGGCCACAAGCCGTCGCTCGAGAGCTTCGGCGCTGACCAGTTCGACGACAACGACGCGGGGGAGCGGAAGAAGAAGATGTCCTTCTTCAACTGGTGGAACTTCGCCGTGTGCACCGCGCTGTCGGTTGCCGTCACCGTAATCGTTTACGTCCAGGAGACCGTCAGCTGGTGGCTGGCCAATGTGGTGCTCGCCGCCGTCATGTGCTTCAGCCTCATGGTGTTCGTCGGTGGCAGGCCATTCTACCGCTACCGAGCGCCGGAGGGAAGCCCTTTGACGCCCATGCTACAGGTTGTGGTGGCGGCCATGGCCAAAAgacaccttcctcttccttcggATGCTGGAGAACTCTATGAGATCCCGAAAACGCGGCAGCCGGACAAGAGGCTCCTCTACCATACTAGTAAGCTAAG ATTTTTTGACAAAGCTGCCATTATCGAGCACAAATATGATGAAGCTGCCTTCGCCGCCGAGAAGCTGAATTCATGGCGGCTGGCCACCGTGACCCAAGTGGAGGAACTCAAGCTAATTCTATCCATGGTGCCCATATGGCTCACTGCACTGCCGTTCAGCATCTGCGTCGTACAAGCTAATACCTTCTTCATCAAGCAAGGGAGCATCATGAACAGAGAGGTCGTGAACGGGTTCAAGATTCCCGCGGCCTCCATCTTCGCCCTCGGCGCCGTTGGCATCATCATCTCAGTTGCCATCTACGACAAAGTCCTGGTGCCCTTTCTGAGGAGAGCCACCGGCAGCGAGAGGGGCATCAGCATCCTCAAAAGGATTGGGATCGGCATGGTGTTCTCCACCATGGGCATGGTCACCGCTGCCCTGGTGGAAAGGAGGAGACTCAGGGTGGCCGAGGTGGAGCAAACCAGTGTggtctccatgagtgtgttctggCTGGTGCCTCAGTTCATGATGCTGGGAATAGGCGATGGGTTCGCGCTGGTTGGCTTGCAGGAGTACTTCTACGATCAAGTCCCCGACGGCATGAGGAGCTTGGGCATCGCCTTCTACTTGAGTGCACTGGGGGTGGCCAGCTTCCTTAGCAGCCTCTTGATCACCGCAGTCGATCACGTGACCTCGAAGGAAGCCAGGGGAAGTTGGTTTGCCAAGGACTTGAACAAGAGCCGCTTGGATCTCTACTACTGGTTGGTAGCCGCCATAAGCGGAGTGAATCTGTTCGGCTACGTGTTTCTAGCAAGCAGATACTCTTACAAGAGAGTGCAAACAGAGGCGGTGGGAGTGGCAAGCTCCCCCGAAGCTGACGCCTAG
- the LOC135678839 gene encoding BEL1-like homeodomain protein 9, whose protein sequence is MTSSAADRFMGGGEGGGEEQLLLHHPQMYYHVPQHSRREKLRFPAEESTPATSLLLLYGPNNAPPLYPANSLTAFHPSFSSSSSSSSSSPSYSHNPALTYGVAQFDGHGPLPIPAQNHHQISSQGFSLSLSSSSPQAPASRHHLASRPVPLGPFTGYAAVLNRSRFLEPARKLLEEVCHVGHQAAGEGGSSREMLLDADPPRDSLVDHGGDGLPEHGMKEDDRPITGTEQQWKKTMLISMLNEVYRRYKQYYQQVQAVITSFESVAGLSTAAPYASMALKAMSKHFRSLKNIISDQLRQTNKGLRNEGISREEMSNFGLLDGSGYLHRTTNSTNTFAQPHVWRPQRGLPERAVSVLRSWLFEHFLHPYPTDVDKQNLAKQTGLTRNQVSNWFINARVRLWKPMVEEIHSLEMRQKNKMSASDCDERQPPRPSSSKTSAFDPQPLQILSTQSHQYSMSKGIQEELTPMPNHIPEPVNFDTSDHHIGGGVGVAAGGSAVSLTLGLHQNNGVCFSEPLPLDVARRFGLDECSDTYLVGAFGDQERQFGKDVGSRLLHDFVG, encoded by the exons ATGACTTCTTCAGCGGCGGATCGGTTCATGGGAGGAGGCGAAGGAGGAGGGGAGGAGCAGCTGCTACTGCACCACCCCCAGATGTACTACCACGTGCCGCAGCACAGCCGGAGGGAGAAGCTGCGGTTCCCGGCGGAAGAGTCCACGCCGGCCACCTCCCTCCTGCTCCTCTATGGTCCCAACAACGCCCCGCCGCTCTACCCGGCAAATTCTTTGACGGCCTTCCAcccctccttttcctcctcctcgtcgtcgtcctcctcttccCCCAGCTACTCTCACAACCCTGCCCTTACCTACGGTGTCGCACAATTCGACGGCCACGGGCCGCTCCCGATCCCCGCGCAGAACCACCACCAGATCTCCAGCCAAggcttctccctctccctctcctcctcctcgccccAAGCCCCGGCTTCACGGCACCACCTCGCGTCCCGGCCTGTCCCCTTGGGCCCGTTCACCGGCTACGCAGCCGTCCTCAACCGCTCCAGGTTCCTGGAACCGGCGAGGAAGCTCCTAGAGGAAGTGTGCCATGTGGGGCACCAAGCGGCAGGGGAAGGCGGCAGCAGCCGGGAGATGCTCCTGGACGCGGATCCGCCGAGGGACTCGCTGGTGGACCACGGCGGAGACGGGCTGCCCGAGCATGGCATGAAGGAGGACGACCGCCCCATCACGGGCACGGAGCAGCAGTGGAAGAAGACCATGCTCATCTCCATGCTCAACGAG GTGTACAGAAGATACAAACAATACTACCAGCAGGTGCAAGCTGTTATTACATCATTCGAGTCGGTTGCGGGATTGAGTACTGCTGCTCCATACGCCTCGATGGCCCTCAAGGCCATGTCCAAACACTTCAGAAGCCTCAAGAATATAATATCTGACCAACTTCGTCAGACAAACAAGGGTCTCAGAAACGAAGGCATCAGTCGAGAAGAGATGTCGAACTTTGGGCTTCTAGATGGCAGTGGTTATCTCCATAGAACAACAAATAGCACTAACACATTTGCTCAACCACATGTGTGGAGACCTCAGAGAGGGCTTCCTGAACGTGCAGTGTCTGTGCTTCGATCGTGGCTTTTCGAACACTTCTTGCATCC CTATCCTACTGATGTGGACAAGCAGAACTTAGCGAAACAAACAGGCCTTACAAGAAACCAG GTCTCTAACTGGTTTATTAATGCGAGAGTAAGGCTTTGGAAGCCAATGGTGGAGGAAATACACTCTCTAGAGATGCGTCAGAAGAACAAAATGTCTGCAAGTGACTGTGATGAGCGACAACCTCCGCGGCCATCATCTTCCAAGACAAGTGCCTTTGATCCACAGCCGCTCCAGATTTTGAGCACCCAAAGCCATCAGTACTCGATGTCCAAAGGCATTCAAGAAGAGCTAACGCCAATGCCCAACCACATCCCGGAGCCGGTTAACTTCGACACATCGGACCACCACATCGGCGGCGGAGTCGGCGTGGCCGCCGGAGGAAGTGCTGTGTCCCTCACCCTCGGCCTCCACCAGAACAACGGGGTGTGCTTCTCCGAACCACTGCCGCTGGACGTCGCCCGACGGTTCGGGTTGGACGAGTGCAGTGACACCTATCTGGTGGGTGCATTCGGGGACCAAGAGAGGCAGTTTGGAAAGGATGTGGGCAGTCGTCTGCTTCATGATTTTGTGGGGTGA